DNA sequence from the Acipenser ruthenus chromosome 20, fAciRut3.2 maternal haplotype, whole genome shotgun sequence genome:
ATTGCAGCAATCCACTGctccttttcttttcttaaaaacaaaaacaggatttGTCATTCATAAAATCAAAACCACTTATTTACAGTTGCTATTCAAGCCATTTAGaatcacttcaaataaaacatcgTAAGTCAAATCTTTTGTTTATATTAAtttctaatttttttaaaatataaaaaggaaaTCCGGAAGGAGGGAGACTGTTAAATTGCAGGTTTTTGAAGCTCAGAAGCCCACATTGTTGCACAGCAGCATGGAAGAGAGAGGAAACGTCTTACTTGCTGTGAGCCTGCAGGATGAGAGCGCTGGCCGAGCCTGCGTGGTTTTCAGTGAGGTGCAGAAGAAAGGTTTCACTGGGCAGTCCCAGGGATTTCGCTGTCAGCCTCTCCGCCTTCACATTGCTAGTCTGGGCGTAGTCCAGGACACTGAACCGCCCCTCCCTTGACCAagcaggagaggaggaggaacagTTCAGTTCACAAAAGAAACAGACAGCAAGACCAAGAAAGAAATCCAAACTTGCTTCCAAAAAACATTGTACCAAACAAAGCAAATGTAGGGTTCTACCTTCGACCCAATATCAGGGAAGCTGGTGGGTCCACTTACTGTGCTCACAGCCCCACTTTTAGCATTTCCATAATTTGTTCCAATAACCATAGTATTTTGCAAGAGCACTAAAAGCTATTACATATCTGCTTTGATACAAGTCTTTTCTGTTGTATAGAACTTGTTTTTTGCAAACAATATCCAGGCATAGGGACAGGTGAGGGTGGTTCAATGTGCTTACTCCTTTTTCCCGGATATCAGCAGCAGGTCGTTGAAGAGATGGAGCTGCACCGGTTTCATGGCGATTTTGATTCTGGAGCCCCCACTGGCTTCCTCCACGATGACCTGGAGCAGCTCCCCCTGACGCACCAGACAGCGCCCTCTAGTGATCAATGGGATGGACTGCAGGAAACAAGGGTCAACTGCATACTATATAACCACAAGCAGAATGCCATGTAGTGCAAATATATGTAGAACCTTCTgtattaaataatacaattaaggaTTTTCTAGAAACATCTCAAGCTTGTCAAGATATTGCTACTTGATATAGGATTAAATAGTaattatgcatgcatgtatgtatgcatgcaaaGTGTAATTATACCAACCCAGTAGCAATATATACATTGTTAAATTTATTCAGTACACTCAAATGACAACAAATGTCATCGGGTGGcttaaataattataattttaaaatcattatTGTTGCAAAAGTGCAGTACAAACAGAtgctaataaaagtgtgcatGTTCCCAGAGGACTAGCAGACAACCTGCTGCACATACAAATTTGGTTCAGTGGTACTAAAAGAGGGTAGCTGGTCGAGAGGATGGTTTGAGAATACCTTGACTTTGCGAAACACTGTTTGCTGTTCAAGGAGCACCAGCTCCTCCGTCTGCTTCATCCTTCTGACGTTGTCATTGCACTCCGACACAATCTAATGAGGGAAAGGAATGGagtcaggacagacacacagtgatCAGTGAAAATCAGACTGACTGACGGTGCTCATCTCCTACCTCACCCACAGCCCTGATAGCCTGCTTGAGTGATGGGATTACCAGTGACTCAGGATCAGACAACTTCAGGATGTTCTGAAAGACAAGAGCCAGAGTCCACCACCAGAAAGCAGTGGTTAGCAAGGAGACATGGTAAAGTAGAAATCACAGCACAGTACACTGAGGAAGGCACTTGCCAAAGTGGTTGTCCACTTAGCCAAGTAGctttttgattgagtgttttgcagtcctgaaataaaatCACCTTGCagatcaaattaaattaaatgggtggtttaaatggggggggggggggggtccttacTGATAGCTTTGTTAAACTTTCCTAGACTGTTAACATTTCAGAAGTGTCCTGAATAATCAAACCAAAGCGCAACGCTTTGTGACCACGGCCTTGGAGACTCATTTTACACCAGTTACTGCATGATCTCCTCCAAAACCACACAAACACTCAATAGTTGTACATCTGattgtactaaaataaacttaaactgAAAACACAGTTCAACAGACAAAGGCTTTGgttgaaatgtttattattgaacagttCCTTTTAGTATTTCCAAAAGTGAATCTGTATAGTCCCTTTGCTTAATGGAAAGCAAAAATGATCTCACTATAACAAGGAATTAATACTTGACAAGCAtctacaaacatttaaataaagacGACAGATCTGTGCAGTGTTGACGGGTGGACTCCCCAcatagtttgatccattccagtttttactacgagtttaattaCACACATCTGAGCTTGATGCCTATAGATTGTGGCTTATCAAGCTCTtcctaaaaccaggaatgggtgaactgcgatgcaacaggagtcttatttccatgcctgtgaTGATGTCCTTACCTCCAGGACGATCTTGAGCCGAGTGATTCTCTGGAAGGGCAGCACCAGGAAGGACTTGAGTGGCTGCCTCTGACACACAGGCAGCTCCTCCAGCCTCCTCACTACCGTCACAAACTTGATGTTCTCCCGCCTGGGACCACAACACGAGACCATTACAGCAACAGCGGAGGGCATCGGCAGTGGGGGTTTATGGGGAATGGTACTGGCTGAAAGGTTTGTCATTTACTTGTGCCTTTATTAAGGGCTTCCTTTTCCATGCTTTAAATAAACATTGGCTGGGGGATAGACAGACTATTTGCATACCTGAAGAccttcaataatatcaaattggTGCTGCACGAACCAAATATTCGGATCAAACTCCCCACAGGTGAGGATCATTGGTGTTGACTGGGCTAAAGCACCAATCCAAGTTAAGAAAGCTgtttggatttgtgtggattgctgttctccagagagcaagaaaagcagcaatcagaAGTCCAAGTACCTGTTTCTTaacttgtttcactttgaatggtaaattatctaagtcaacaccaatgaccctcacctgatcgTTGGCACCCGATTTCTGTGCAGAGATCATCCGAATAATCAGTCTGTGCAGCACTAATATCAATTCTCATAAAGCCCTCTCCACTGAAGTCGATGCCAGAGTGATCCATTACACTGCAAGCAGGGAGCAGGCTGAAAGGCAGTGGGGTCTTACAGCAGACGCTGGGCCAGGGCCTCCTGGTACATCTGGTTGGTGACGTAGGGGATGTAGACCCTCTTGAAGGCCTCGCTGTGCTTCAGGACCAGATCGCTGAGGTCTGTCATGAGCAAGCTCTCCTCCAGGCGCTGCTCCAGGTCCAGCAGGAAGCTGCAATTCAACGAGCGATTCAGCTGGATCCACCCAGACACACAGGTATATCCCACACAGAGTGAAATCTCATACCATTACCAGAAAGTCTCAGAGCTGAAGGTGTATCAGTGTTTCCTTCTACTTAGAAATTGAGCCGTCTTTGAAAATCTGGCTTTGCaccaaaactgaaataaatgaccATCCCCTATATCCAATCTGCTGTATGTAAACCATAATATTTTCAAGACATGAGTCactatttgtttttcacatagTGGGGGGATACTTCTTGCCTTACTGCAGTGGGGGAAAAATTGAAACCATATCAAATTGGTAGATCCTGATTCATCCAGGCCATGATATGGGAATGCTCACAAATATGGGCAATTCATCAGTGGGTGTACTGATCGTTCTCTCATCAGGGTACTGTACCTCTCACTGACATCCCGCACTTCCAGCAGGTTGGAGAAGAGGGTGTGTCTCTCCATGGAGTGCAGGGTCATAGCCAGCTCCCGCGAGCCCAGGAAGTTACTGACCACCACCGTTAAGCTCTTGAGGTAGGAGGCCTCTGAGGTGATCACTTCAAACATAGCCTGGGAACGCAGGAATTCAAAATCACCTTCCACAACCACAACGAGAGGGTCGAAATACACCAGAGATTGCATAGCCAAGGATTACGGACGGGTTAAcgcaaaatacaaatgcataaaaatatcaattatatggtataattacaattacacaggtgtgTCAAGGTTCAAATGACATGGGAATTGCAAATTGCAATTGTAATTGACCTCAGGTCAGCTCAGCAGTGTGAAAGCGGCATTGGAGAGCTGGCCGTACCTCCTGTAGCCGTCTCTGCTGCAGGGAGAGCTGGGTCAGCAGGCCACGGCTCTGCACCTCCGGCAGGTCCTGCCAACAGGAGAAGCTCGAGTCCTTGCGGGTCTGACTGGGGGAGAGCAGGCCAGACAGAGAGGCGCCCAGCCAGCACACACTGCTCTGAGACTCCATGTAGGTCAGCCAGTAATCCTGATACAGGGGCTCTGCAGGGGCAAgagcagagagaaaaaaaaaaaaaaaaa
Encoded proteins:
- the LOC131698838 gene encoding rho guanine nucleotide exchange factor 19-like isoform X4: MDLFCKKRTFSDTPQRHGAVKRHASGEELARRRDEGGQKVKGEPKPGLPSFRAKKPADMTTELPGGICAALVSVAADRDWSETRLCQSQASLSHQRDSAEGLSPDQDSGLTPPDAWDKTFLSMELELLEERIRKEFKYINAQPLYQDYWLTYMESQSSVCWLGASLSGLLSPSQTRKDSSFSCWQDLPEVQSRGLLTQLSLQQRRLQEAMFEVITSEASYLKSLTVVVSNFLGSRELAMTLHSMERHTLFSNLLEVRDVSESFLLDLEQRLEESLLMTDLSDLVLKHSEAFKRVYIPYVTNQMYQEALAQRLLRENIKFVTVVRRLEELPVCQRQPLKSFLVLPFQRITRLKIVLENILKLSDPESLVIPSLKQAIRAVGEIVSECNDNVRRMKQTEELVLLEQQTVFRKVKSIPLITRGRCLVRQGELLQVIVEEASGGSRIKIAMKPVQLHLFNDLLLISGKKEEGRFSVLDYAQTSNVKAERLTAKSLGLPSETFLLHLTENHAGSASALILQAHSKKEKEQWIAAISPPDSEAEQ
- the LOC131698838 gene encoding rho guanine nucleotide exchange factor 19-like isoform X1; translated protein: MDLFCKKRTFSDTPQRHGAVKRHASGEELARRRDEGGQKVKGEPKPGLPSFRAKKPADMTTELPGGICAALVSVAADRDWSETRLCQSQASLSHQRDSAEGLSPDQDSGLTPPDAWDKTFLSMELELLEERIRKEFKYINAQPLYQDYWLTYMESQSSVCWLGASLSGLLSPSQTRKDSSFSCWQDLPEVQSRGLLTQLSLQQRRLQEAMFEVITSEASYLKSLTVVVSNFLGSRELAMTLHSMERHTLFSNLLEVRDVSESFLLDLEQRLEESLLMTDLSDLVLKHSEAFKRVYIPYVTNQMYQEALAQRLLRENIKFVTVVRRLEELPVCQRQPLKSFLVLPFQRITRLKIVLENILKLSDPESLVIPSLKQAIRAVGEIVSECNDNVRRMKQTEELVLLEQQTVFRKVKSIPLITRGRCLVRQGELLQVIVEEASGGSRIKIAMKPVQLHLFNDLLLISGKKEEGRFSVLDYAQTSNVKAERLTAKSLGLPSETFLLHLTENHAGSASALILQAHSKSRAVIQNTAILESNRIVTAENPSFSTHCPLSLSPHPILDRYLELGIHLHGLFIQ
- the LOC131698838 gene encoding rho guanine nucleotide exchange factor 19-like isoform X2; this encodes MDLFCKKRTFSDTPQRHGAVKRHASGEELARRRDEGGQKVKGEPKPGLPSFRAKKPDMTTELPGGICAALVSVAADRDWSETRLCQSQASLSHQRDSAEGLSPDQDSGLTPPDAWDKTFLSMELELLEERIRKEFKYINAQPLYQDYWLTYMESQSSVCWLGASLSGLLSPSQTRKDSSFSCWQDLPEVQSRGLLTQLSLQQRRLQEAMFEVITSEASYLKSLTVVVSNFLGSRELAMTLHSMERHTLFSNLLEVRDVSESFLLDLEQRLEESLLMTDLSDLVLKHSEAFKRVYIPYVTNQMYQEALAQRLLRENIKFVTVVRRLEELPVCQRQPLKSFLVLPFQRITRLKIVLENILKLSDPESLVIPSLKQAIRAVGEIVSECNDNVRRMKQTEELVLLEQQTVFRKVKSIPLITRGRCLVRQGELLQVIVEEASGGSRIKIAMKPVQLHLFNDLLLISGKKEEGRFSVLDYAQTSNVKAERLTAKSLGLPSETFLLHLTENHAGSASALILQAHSKSRAVIQNTAILESNRIVTAENPSFSTHCPLSLSPHPILDRYLELGIHLHGLFIQ
- the LOC131698838 gene encoding rho guanine nucleotide exchange factor 19-like isoform X3, yielding MDLFCKKRTFSRHASGEELARRRDEGGQKVKGEPKPGLPSFRAKKPADMTTELPGGICAALVSVAADRDWSETRLCQSQASLSHQRDSAEGLSPDQDSGLTPPDAWDKTFLSMELELLEERIRKEFKYINAQPLYQDYWLTYMESQSSVCWLGASLSGLLSPSQTRKDSSFSCWQDLPEVQSRGLLTQLSLQQRRLQEAMFEVITSEASYLKSLTVVVSNFLGSRELAMTLHSMERHTLFSNLLEVRDVSESFLLDLEQRLEESLLMTDLSDLVLKHSEAFKRVYIPYVTNQMYQEALAQRLLRENIKFVTVVRRLEELPVCQRQPLKSFLVLPFQRITRLKIVLENILKLSDPESLVIPSLKQAIRAVGEIVSECNDNVRRMKQTEELVLLEQQTVFRKVKSIPLITRGRCLVRQGELLQVIVEEASGGSRIKIAMKPVQLHLFNDLLLISGKKEEGRFSVLDYAQTSNVKAERLTAKSLGLPSETFLLHLTENHAGSASALILQAHSKSRAVIQNTAILESNRIVTAENPSFSTHCPLSLSPHPILDRYLELGIHLHGLFIQ